A region of Pseudoruegeria sp. SHC-113 DNA encodes the following proteins:
- a CDS encoding ABC transporter ATP-binding protein has product MTNPVLSVRNLTVEIPTRRGVLRPVDGVSYDIAAGEILGVVGESGAGKSMTGNAVIGLLDPPARITGGEIHLLGERIDQLKGDALRKIRGKKIGMIFQDPLTSLNPLLKVGEQLTETILAHLPVSQSDAEARALAALEEVGIPAAKQRLNSYPHEFSGGMRQRVVIALALCAEPSLVIADEPTTALDVSVQAQIIALLKRLCRERGTAVMLVTHDMGVIAEAADRVAVMYAGRLAELAPVQQVVQAPQHPYTDGLMGSTPLASLGQKRLRQIPGAMPRLTALPEGCAFHPRCPRATDQCRTNPGPTLSACNGRAACWHPLTDEDRAAKEATA; this is encoded by the coding sequence ATGACCAATCCCGTCCTTTCCGTCCGCAACCTCACCGTTGAAATCCCCACCCGCCGCGGCGTCCTGCGCCCAGTGGATGGCGTCTCCTATGACATCGCCGCTGGCGAGATTCTCGGCGTCGTCGGCGAATCCGGGGCCGGCAAATCCATGACGGGCAATGCCGTCATCGGCCTGCTCGATCCCCCCGCCCGCATCACCGGCGGCGAGATCCACCTGCTCGGCGAACGCATCGACCAGCTCAAAGGCGACGCCCTGCGCAAGATCCGTGGCAAGAAGATCGGCATGATCTTCCAGGATCCGCTCACCTCGCTGAACCCGCTACTGAAGGTAGGCGAACAGCTCACCGAAACCATCCTCGCCCACCTGCCCGTGTCGCAATCAGACGCCGAAGCCCGCGCGCTCGCCGCGCTGGAGGAGGTCGGCATCCCGGCGGCTAAGCAACGGCTGAACAGCTACCCGCATGAGTTTTCCGGCGGCATGCGCCAGCGTGTGGTGATCGCGCTCGCGCTCTGCGCCGAGCCCTCGTTGGTGATCGCCGACGAGCCCACCACCGCGCTCGACGTTTCGGTGCAGGCCCAGATCATCGCGCTGCTCAAACGGCTCTGTCGCGAGCGCGGCACCGCCGTGATGCTCGTCACCCACGACATGGGCGTGATCGCCGAAGCCGCCGACCGCGTGGCGGTGATGTATGCCGGTCGCCTCGCCGAACTCGCGCCCGTGCAGCAGGTGGTGCAGGCCCCGCAACACCCCTATACCGACGGCCTCATGGGCTCCACGCCGCTGGCGAGCCTCGGCCAGAAACGCCTGCGCCAGATCCCCGGCGCCATGCCGCGCCTCACCGCCCTGCCCGAAGGCTGCGCCTTCCACCCGCGCTGCCCCCGCGCCACCGATCAATGCCGTACCAACCCCGGCCCGACGCTCTCCGCCTGCAACGGCCGCGCCGCTTGCTGGCACCCGCTCACCGATGAAGACCGCGCCGCCAAGGAGGCCACCGCATGA
- a CDS encoding ABC transporter ATP-binding protein, protein MKPLVSVTHLTRIFDVSKPWLNRVIERLPKSMLTAVSDVTFDIPQNSVYALVGESGSGKSTIGKMVVGLLSPSVGGVTIEGVDLAREQDAEKIEKVRSDIQMIFQDPYASLNPRWRVKDIIEEPAVAQGKKPEGLAERLLEQVGLSAEDVGKFPHEFSGGQRQRICIARALASEPRLIVCDEPTSALDVSVQAQVLNLMSDLREDLGLTYLFITHDLTVVQHMADTVGVLYLGRLVEEAPRAALFADPKHPYTRMLFDAAPKMDGFGREIEPPEGEIPDPINPPPGCAFHPRCPLATDLCKEARPEPRLVGASKVACHHAD, encoded by the coding sequence ATGAAGCCGCTCGTCTCCGTCACCCATCTGACGCGCATCTTCGACGTCTCCAAACCCTGGCTGAACCGGGTGATCGAACGGCTGCCGAAATCCATGCTCACCGCCGTCTCCGATGTCACCTTCGACATCCCGCAAAACAGCGTCTACGCGCTGGTGGGCGAAAGCGGCTCCGGCAAATCGACGATCGGAAAGATGGTCGTCGGCCTGCTGTCACCGTCCGTGGGCGGTGTGACGATCGAAGGCGTGGATCTGGCCCGCGAACAGGATGCGGAGAAGATCGAAAAGGTGCGCTCCGACATCCAGATGATCTTTCAGGATCCCTACGCCTCGCTCAACCCGCGCTGGCGCGTGAAGGACATCATAGAGGAACCTGCCGTCGCGCAAGGAAAGAAGCCGGAAGGCCTCGCCGAACGGCTGCTGGAACAGGTCGGCCTGTCGGCAGAGGACGTGGGCAAATTCCCCCATGAATTCTCCGGCGGCCAGCGCCAGCGCATCTGCATCGCCCGCGCGCTCGCGAGCGAACCGCGCCTGATCGTCTGCGACGAGCCCACCAGTGCGCTGGATGTGTCGGTGCAGGCGCAGGTGCTGAACCTGATGAGCGATCTGCGCGAGGATCTGGGCCTCACCTACCTCTTCATCACCCATGATCTCACCGTGGTGCAGCACATGGCCGACACCGTCGGCGTGCTCTACCTGGGCCGCCTCGTCGAGGAAGCCCCGCGCGCGGCGCTGTTTGCCGATCCCAAACACCCTTATACGCGCATGCTCTTTGATGCCGCGCCGAAGATGGACGGTTTTGGCCGCGAGATCGAGCCGCCCGAGGGCGAGATCCCCGATCCGATCAACCCGCCCCCCGGCTGCGCCTTCCACCCGCGCTGCCCGCTGGCCACCGACCTCTGCAAAGAGGCGCGCCCCGAGCCGCGCCTTGTGGGCGCCAGCAAGGTCGCCTGCCACCACGCAGACTGA